In one window of Paenarthrobacter nicotinovorans DNA:
- a CDS encoding LacI family DNA-binding transcriptional regulator: MTIQDVAVLSGLSICTVSRALRKLPNVSEKAQSRVAEAASKLGYKASAAASRLAGGNTGAVAIVAPTATSWFFSQAVEAAEEVLGDSGYDTVLISLRNKATVRKQFFADLENLAQRVDGLLLLNIDLDPGELEALEACGLAVTSVGMRNVPWDNVGIDDEHAAWQATQHLLGLGHWNLAVLSSNEHSVVTETPRFRGFRRALDEHHLTVHPDLVVASGPGIDDGRRAMTELITRGAKPTAVFAHCDEAAFGALTALREYGLSVPKNVSVIGIDDHPMSWFLGLSTVAQPVADQGAFAANLLCERLLNNESPHQPSNHLLDTKLIERKTTRHKR, translated from the coding sequence GTGACAATCCAGGACGTAGCCGTCCTTTCCGGGTTGTCGATTTGCACGGTATCGCGGGCACTCAGGAAGCTCCCCAACGTTTCCGAAAAGGCCCAGTCGCGGGTGGCTGAAGCTGCCAGCAAGCTCGGCTACAAAGCCTCGGCCGCCGCATCCAGGCTGGCCGGCGGAAACACAGGGGCGGTGGCGATCGTCGCCCCCACCGCCACATCGTGGTTCTTCTCCCAGGCCGTGGAAGCTGCAGAGGAGGTTCTGGGTGACAGTGGCTACGACACGGTCCTGATCAGCCTCCGCAACAAGGCCACTGTCCGGAAGCAGTTCTTCGCGGACCTTGAAAACCTCGCGCAGAGGGTCGACGGACTGCTGTTGCTCAACATTGACCTCGACCCCGGAGAACTGGAAGCGTTGGAAGCCTGCGGACTGGCAGTGACCAGCGTGGGCATGCGAAATGTTCCGTGGGACAATGTAGGTATCGATGACGAACACGCTGCCTGGCAGGCAACCCAACACCTGCTGGGGCTGGGCCATTGGAACTTGGCCGTTCTCTCGAGCAATGAACACTCCGTTGTGACTGAGACACCTCGGTTCCGTGGCTTCCGGCGTGCGCTGGATGAACACCACCTCACCGTCCACCCGGACCTTGTGGTGGCTTCAGGGCCAGGTATCGACGACGGGCGGCGGGCCATGACTGAGCTCATCACCCGCGGCGCGAAGCCCACGGCAGTGTTCGCCCACTGTGACGAGGCCGCGTTCGGTGCATTGACCGCGCTCCGGGAATACGGCTTGTCCGTGCCGAAAAACGTGTCCGTGATCGGAATAGATGACCACCCGATGAGCTGGTTCCTGGGTCTCAGCACCGTGGCGCAGCCGGTAGCTGACCAGGGCGCCTTCGCTGCGAACCTGCTGTGCGAACGACTCCTGAATAACGAATCCCCCCACCAACCCTCCAACCACTTGCTCGATACCAAGCTCATCGAACGCAAAACCACGCGCCACAAGCGCTGA
- a CDS encoding HAD family hydrolase, producing MHMTDLRNAWTGASALLFDLDGVLTPTAVVHEQAWQELFDGYLARIGHQEGYQESDYFDHIDGKPRFDGVRDFLTSRGITLPEGPTADSPTNQTVQGLGNRKNAIFNEIVDTRGVEPYEGSVKFINAALERGLKIAVVSSSRNAPAVLKAAGLDHNFEVVVDGQVAAAVGLPGKPDPATYVYGAGLLGVPVEECIVVEDAVSGVQAGAGAPFYAVIGVDRGAGRQTLLDAGATLVVDDLNELL from the coding sequence ATGCACATGACTGACCTTCGTAATGCCTGGACCGGCGCCTCGGCGCTCCTGTTCGATCTCGACGGCGTGCTGACGCCCACTGCCGTGGTGCACGAGCAGGCATGGCAGGAACTGTTCGACGGTTACCTGGCCCGGATCGGGCACCAGGAGGGCTACCAGGAGAGCGACTACTTCGACCACATCGATGGCAAGCCGCGCTTTGACGGCGTCCGGGACTTCCTGACCTCCCGGGGCATCACGCTCCCGGAAGGCCCAACGGCCGACTCACCCACGAACCAGACCGTCCAGGGGCTCGGCAACCGCAAGAACGCCATCTTCAACGAAATCGTGGACACCCGGGGAGTGGAGCCCTACGAAGGTTCCGTCAAATTCATCAATGCGGCCTTGGAACGGGGACTCAAGATCGCAGTCGTCTCCTCGTCAAGGAACGCTCCTGCCGTGCTGAAGGCAGCGGGACTCGACCACAACTTCGAGGTAGTCGTCGACGGCCAGGTGGCCGCCGCCGTCGGACTTCCCGGCAAGCCGGACCCGGCCACCTACGTGTATGGAGCAGGCCTGCTGGGCGTACCCGTGGAGGAATGCATCGTCGTGGAAGACGCCGTGTCCGGGGTGCAGGCCGGCGCGGGAGCTCCCTTCTACGCCGTGATCGGCGTGGACCGCGGTGCGGGCCGCCAGACCTTGCTCGATGCCGGCGCCACGCTGGTGGTCGACGACCTCAACGAACTTCTCTGA
- a CDS encoding glycoside hydrolase family 65 protein — translation MALISSDRLRFPCEPWKLVENIHVPGDEGTLETLFALGNGHLGIRGSHSTAGDSELPGTFINGFHEIWDIKHAENAYGFARTGQRIVYVPDANNFTVSIDGEALSLAESTVLDYHRSVDFSTGVYEERIVWSCRSGATVTTVERRAVGFDSRGCLGLELSLSADRDVSADITSGVVNRQDQPVEDHSVHDPRRSGRHAGRVLLPLHLQGADGSLRLAWETSESRQRVAMAVDHWISAEGQPFETLVAEDESSVRYVLAIHDGDTFRLEKTVSYVVAGSAGDAEDRGESLAAEAEANLVPFSEILAQSKAHYDEYWTTADVSIGGQAEMQQAVRWGLFQLAQATARAGVAGIPAKGVSGSGYEGHYFWDQEIYLLPYLTYTNPCGARKVLESRHAMLPDARVRAKELSVDGALFPWRTINGLEASAYYAAGTAQFHIAAAIAFAANRYQWASGDDTFSAELGADLLIETARMWASLGFFGKDGMFHIHGVTGPDEYTAVVNDNLYTNVMARFNLRAAAALEHEGIAETERMVWRQAAERMSLPYDPHLQVFSQDNDFMTLEPWDWNTPKSKYPLLLNFHPLVIYRHQVLKQADTVLAMFLQWQDFTAEEKQRAFDFYDPITTGDSTLSACVQGIMAAEVGYGDVALQHFTEALFIDLDNSHGNTIDGVHIASTGGIWSSLVCGFAGMRDQGEVLRFDPRLPVEWDGLSFRLKVQGRLLAVELEQGSIALTLVPGPDYSEEPLQVKVRDYDVTVGAATVQVPLEDVPVPPPSIFPSVFPTAGLPIIR, via the coding sequence ATGGCACTCATCAGCTCCGATCGGCTGCGTTTCCCCTGCGAGCCCTGGAAGCTTGTGGAAAACATCCACGTACCCGGTGACGAGGGAACGTTGGAAACGCTGTTCGCGCTCGGCAACGGCCACCTCGGCATCCGTGGATCCCATTCCACGGCGGGAGACAGCGAGCTTCCCGGCACGTTCATCAACGGTTTCCATGAGATCTGGGACATCAAGCATGCCGAAAACGCCTATGGATTCGCACGGACGGGCCAACGGATCGTGTACGTACCGGATGCCAACAACTTCACGGTTTCCATTGATGGCGAAGCCCTGAGCCTTGCCGAGTCCACGGTGTTGGACTATCACCGCAGTGTGGACTTCTCCACAGGCGTTTACGAGGAACGCATCGTGTGGTCCTGCCGGTCCGGCGCGACCGTCACCACAGTGGAGCGCCGCGCGGTCGGCTTCGATTCCCGCGGATGCCTTGGCCTTGAACTGTCGTTGTCAGCGGACCGTGACGTGTCCGCGGACATCACCTCCGGCGTCGTGAACCGCCAGGACCAGCCTGTGGAGGACCACTCGGTCCATGACCCCCGGCGTTCGGGGCGGCACGCCGGGCGGGTACTGCTGCCACTTCACCTCCAAGGCGCCGATGGTTCGCTCCGCCTTGCCTGGGAAACGTCGGAGTCGCGCCAGCGCGTGGCGATGGCCGTCGACCACTGGATTTCGGCCGAAGGCCAGCCGTTCGAAACGCTGGTGGCGGAGGACGAGTCCTCCGTCCGTTACGTTCTGGCAATCCACGACGGCGACACTTTCCGTTTGGAGAAGACGGTCAGTTACGTCGTGGCCGGGTCAGCCGGGGATGCCGAGGACCGTGGCGAGAGCCTGGCCGCTGAGGCGGAGGCCAACCTGGTGCCGTTCTCCGAGATCCTGGCCCAGAGCAAAGCGCATTACGACGAGTACTGGACCACTGCTGATGTATCGATCGGCGGCCAGGCCGAGATGCAGCAGGCAGTGCGCTGGGGTCTGTTCCAACTCGCGCAAGCCACTGCCCGTGCCGGTGTGGCCGGCATTCCCGCGAAGGGGGTCAGCGGCTCCGGCTACGAGGGCCACTACTTCTGGGACCAGGAGATCTACCTCCTGCCTTACCTGACCTACACCAACCCCTGCGGCGCCAGGAAAGTGCTCGAATCACGCCACGCGATGCTGCCGGATGCGAGGGTACGGGCCAAGGAACTCAGCGTGGACGGTGCGTTGTTCCCGTGGCGCACCATCAACGGCCTGGAAGCGAGTGCCTACTATGCGGCGGGAACTGCCCAGTTCCACATCGCCGCCGCCATTGCGTTCGCTGCCAACCGCTACCAGTGGGCCAGCGGCGATGACACGTTCAGCGCAGAGCTGGGTGCCGACCTGCTGATCGAGACGGCCCGCATGTGGGCCTCGCTGGGATTCTTCGGCAAGGACGGAATGTTCCACATCCACGGCGTCACCGGGCCGGACGAGTACACGGCTGTGGTGAACGACAACCTGTACACCAACGTCATGGCACGCTTTAACCTCCGGGCAGCGGCCGCGCTGGAACACGAGGGCATCGCCGAAACCGAGCGCATGGTGTGGAGGCAGGCCGCTGAACGGATGTCCCTCCCGTACGACCCCCACCTCCAGGTCTTCAGCCAGGACAACGACTTCATGACCCTGGAACCCTGGGACTGGAATACGCCCAAGTCCAAGTACCCGTTGCTCCTGAACTTCCACCCGCTGGTGATTTACCGCCACCAGGTCCTCAAGCAGGCTGACACGGTGCTGGCCATGTTCCTCCAGTGGCAGGACTTCACCGCTGAAGAGAAGCAGCGCGCTTTCGACTTCTACGATCCCATCACGACCGGCGACTCCACCCTGTCCGCGTGCGTGCAGGGCATCATGGCGGCCGAGGTCGGTTACGGGGACGTCGCGTTGCAGCACTTCACCGAGGCCTTGTTCATCGACCTCGACAACTCGCACGGCAACACCATTGACGGCGTCCACATTGCCTCCACCGGCGGCATCTGGAGCTCCTTGGTCTGTGGTTTCGCGGGAATGCGGGACCAGGGCGAGGTGCTGCGCTTCGATCCCCGGCTGCCTGTTGAATGGGACGGCTTGTCCTTCCGGCTCAAGGTGCAGGGCCGACTGCTGGCCGTCGAGCTGGAACAAGGGTCCATTGCGTTGACCCTCGTGCCTGGCCCCGACTACAGCGAGGAGCCGTTGCAGGTGAAAGTGCGGGACTACGACGTCACTGTTGGTGCCGCCACCGTCCAGGTGCCGCTGGAGGACGTTCCCGTCCCGCCGCCGTCGATCTTCCCCAGCGTTTTCCCGACGGCGGGTCTTCCGATCATCCGGTAA
- a CDS encoding YegP family protein, whose product MAGHFELFDESGGDCRVRLVDADGTELALSICFQDRATAAKAIYSLREIAASGLIEDHTSRAS is encoded by the coding sequence ATGGCCGGCCACTTTGAACTGTTCGACGAATCAGGCGGTGATTGCCGGGTCCGCCTCGTCGATGCCGACGGGACTGAACTCGCGCTCTCCATCTGTTTCCAGGACAGGGCCACGGCAGCCAAAGCCATTTATTCGCTGCGGGAAATCGCGGCGAGTGGCCTGATTGAAGACCACACGTCGCGGGCTTCCTGA
- a CDS encoding class I SAM-dependent methyltransferase, with protein sequence MTDQQELWNEETAQQYDTPGEGMFSPDVLGPTVQVLSELAGDGAVVEFAIGTGRVAVPLVEAGVPVSGIELSHAMIRRLRSKADAATIPVVQGDMAEAQVQGEFTLAYLVFNTIANLLTQEEQVRCFQNAARHLAPGGRFVIELWVPQLRSLPPGHGGTVEVSQPGYLLVDSYDVLRQHVISHHVRFGPGLSDGRDARISRTPHRYIWPSELDLMARIAGFQLESRWADWDRSDFTAESRSHVSVYRLVHR encoded by the coding sequence ATGACCGACCAGCAGGAGCTCTGGAACGAAGAAACCGCGCAGCAGTACGACACCCCCGGTGAAGGCATGTTCTCGCCCGACGTGCTGGGCCCCACCGTTCAGGTGTTGTCGGAACTCGCCGGTGACGGTGCCGTCGTCGAATTCGCGATCGGTACCGGCAGGGTGGCGGTGCCCCTCGTCGAAGCAGGTGTGCCCGTGAGCGGCATAGAACTTTCCCACGCGATGATCCGGCGGCTGCGGTCGAAGGCAGACGCGGCCACCATCCCGGTGGTTCAGGGCGACATGGCCGAAGCGCAGGTGCAGGGCGAGTTCACGTTGGCGTACCTGGTGTTCAACACCATCGCCAACCTCCTGACCCAGGAGGAGCAGGTCCGCTGCTTCCAGAACGCGGCCAGGCATCTGGCGCCAGGCGGTCGTTTCGTCATTGAGCTGTGGGTGCCGCAGCTGCGCTCACTGCCGCCCGGACACGGTGGAACAGTTGAAGTGAGCCAGCCTGGTTACCTCTTGGTGGACAGCTATGACGTTCTTCGCCAGCATGTCATCTCCCACCACGTGCGCTTCGGCCCGGGCCTGTCCGACGGCAGGGATGCGCGCATCAGCCGGACGCCACACCGCTACATCTGGCCCAGCGAACTGGACCTCATGGCGCGGATAGCCGGGTTCCAGCTCGAATCCAGGTGGGCGGACTGGGACCGCAGCGACTTCACGGCCGAGTCCAGGAGCCACGTGTCGGTGTACCGGCTCGTGCACCGTTAG
- the srmL gene encoding PheS-related mystery ligase SrmL yields the protein MPSYLKPTELHEALTIRDLSNPDQGPHAMQQLLHDTVRGLRGQWNVSERIIRHSPLVSVSDNYDRLGFSAADVTRDQKYSRYISPTVMLRSHTSASIPSLLRSLDPDGSLDELWAIPGVVYRRDAIDRTHVGTPHQVDLWRVSSKETLTASHLGEMVASLVNAVLPGAEWRTVPATHPYTHNGLQLDVRMNGEWLELAECGLMAPQLFLDAGLNPGHWSGLALGMGLDRALMLRKGVPDIRLLSSDDPRIQQQMLDLSPWRPVSHMPSISRDISIVVAADMDGEVLGDRVRTALGYRAEDLESVELMALTAYDELPARARDRLQILAGQANALIRLVLRPLGRTMTDPEANQVRDDVYLALHEGPVKELIAG from the coding sequence ATGCCTTCATATCTCAAACCCACAGAACTCCATGAAGCCCTGACCATCCGGGACCTCTCCAATCCGGACCAAGGCCCGCACGCCATGCAGCAACTCCTCCATGACACCGTGCGCGGCCTGCGCGGGCAGTGGAACGTGTCGGAGCGGATCATCCGCCATAGTCCCTTGGTCAGCGTTTCCGACAATTACGATCGGCTCGGCTTCAGCGCCGCGGACGTCACGCGCGACCAGAAGTACTCCCGCTACATCAGCCCTACCGTCATGCTGCGCAGTCACACCTCCGCGTCCATCCCGTCGTTGCTGCGTTCGCTGGATCCGGATGGGTCCCTCGACGAGCTCTGGGCAATCCCCGGCGTGGTTTATCGTCGGGACGCCATTGACCGGACCCATGTAGGGACGCCGCACCAAGTGGATTTGTGGCGCGTCTCTTCCAAGGAGACGCTGACGGCCTCCCATCTAGGGGAAATGGTTGCCTCGCTGGTGAACGCTGTGCTGCCGGGCGCGGAGTGGCGGACGGTTCCGGCAACCCATCCCTACACGCACAACGGCCTGCAGCTCGATGTGCGTATGAACGGTGAGTGGCTGGAGCTTGCGGAGTGCGGGCTGATGGCCCCACAGCTGTTCCTGGATGCCGGATTGAACCCCGGTCACTGGTCGGGACTGGCTCTCGGGATGGGCTTGGACCGGGCCCTGATGCTCCGCAAGGGCGTTCCCGACATCAGATTGCTCAGCTCGGACGATCCCCGGATTCAACAGCAGATGCTGGACCTCTCACCGTGGAGACCGGTGTCCCACATGCCGTCCATCAGCAGGGACATCTCAATCGTCGTTGCCGCGGATATGGATGGCGAAGTGCTCGGAGACCGGGTGCGGACGGCTCTGGGTTACCGGGCGGAGGACCTGGAAAGCGTCGAACTGATGGCCTTGACTGCGTACGACGAGCTTCCTGCCAGAGCGCGGGACCGTTTGCAGATCCTCGCCGGGCAGGCCAACGCGCTGATCCGGCTCGTCTTGCGGCCTCTCGGCCGCACGATGACGGATCCGGAAGCCAACCAAGTCCGGGACGATGTCTATCTGGCGTTGCACGAAGGCCCGGTGAAGGAGCTCATCGCAGGCTGA
- a CDS encoding tryptophan-rich sensory protein, translating to MATGSPDPTRQIAVTASLAVCIVGSMIGVGVFGGTPIAQAAGGALAADSTLLAPATPAFSIWSVVYTGLVAYTVWQWLPSQRSSNRQRALGWVVAASMILNAAWILSVQAGWLFVSVLVILALLATLVLAFLRYSRTRASSWVEAVVVDGTLGLYLGWTSVAVCANIAAALKAAGFSGFGLQPEVWSVAVLVVVAVIGVALAFKGHGRLALAAAITWGLVWITVGRSSDAPESFPTAVAAAVAAALVLGAAIAVRTRVALAGAGTRSSSSPLQ from the coding sequence ATGGCAACCGGAAGCCCCGATCCCACACGACAGATCGCTGTAACGGCGAGTCTGGCTGTCTGCATTGTTGGCTCGATGATCGGAGTCGGAGTCTTTGGCGGCACGCCCATTGCCCAGGCCGCGGGCGGTGCCCTGGCCGCTGATTCCACCCTCCTGGCGCCGGCCACGCCCGCGTTCTCCATCTGGTCCGTGGTTTACACCGGACTGGTTGCCTACACCGTGTGGCAGTGGTTGCCGTCCCAGCGTTCCAGTAACCGGCAGCGGGCGTTGGGCTGGGTGGTTGCCGCGTCGATGATCCTGAATGCGGCATGGATCTTGTCAGTGCAGGCGGGATGGCTTTTTGTCAGCGTCCTGGTGATCCTGGCACTCCTTGCGACCCTCGTCCTGGCGTTTCTCCGCTACAGCCGGACCCGCGCGTCCTCATGGGTGGAGGCCGTTGTGGTGGACGGAACTTTGGGCCTCTATCTTGGGTGGACCAGCGTGGCGGTGTGCGCCAATATCGCTGCCGCTTTGAAGGCTGCCGGATTCTCCGGATTCGGCCTGCAACCCGAGGTGTGGTCCGTTGCCGTGCTGGTGGTGGTGGCGGTCATTGGCGTCGCCTTGGCCTTCAAAGGCCATGGCCGTCTCGCCCTCGCTGCGGCCATCACGTGGGGCCTGGTATGGATCACGGTTGGCCGCAGCTCGGACGCACCTGAGTCATTCCCGACGGCGGTCGCGGCCGCCGTCGCAGCTGCACTGGTCCTGGGTGCTGCGATCGCGGTAAGGACGCGGGTGGCCTTGGCCGGGGCAGGTACCCGGAGTTCGTCCTCCCCGCTGCAATAG
- a CDS encoding MarR family winged helix-turn-helix transcriptional regulator, translating into MDSEGHAKGYWYGKDPGQKAIAIDVLNALRDYRASEQAMRRRTRSSMGMGEKDLLALRYLFEAEADGKVMKPKDLGDKLGITSASMTTLIDRLVESGHIRREPHPTDRRALILKATPGSDQEVRHTLGGMHRRMLDAASALSPDESRVVVDFLQHMREALDTIDEEPGEPSGS; encoded by the coding sequence ATGGATTCGGAAGGCCACGCAAAGGGCTATTGGTACGGGAAAGACCCCGGGCAGAAGGCCATCGCCATCGATGTCCTGAACGCGCTGCGGGACTATCGAGCCTCCGAACAAGCGATGCGCCGCAGGACCCGCTCGTCCATGGGGATGGGCGAGAAAGACTTGCTGGCCCTGCGGTACCTTTTTGAGGCGGAAGCCGACGGCAAAGTGATGAAGCCGAAGGACCTGGGCGACAAGCTGGGAATAACGTCGGCGTCCATGACCACCTTGATTGACCGTCTGGTGGAGTCCGGCCACATCCGCCGTGAACCCCATCCCACCGATCGTCGCGCGCTGATCCTGAAGGCCACCCCGGGATCGGACCAGGAAGTCCGGCACACCCTGGGCGGGATGCACCGCCGGATGTTGGACGCAGCGTCTGCGCTGAGCCCGGACGAGTCACGGGTCGTGGTGGATTTCCTGCAGCATATGCGGGAGGCGTTGGACACCATCGACGAAGAGCCCGGAGAACCGTCCGGGTCATGA
- a CDS encoding prenyltransferase translates to MTYLWLALAFIAAAAVAGVIFARRGARQGEASRHWKAVGLAFAALAVLTAVFDSVMIGMELFHYDASHILGLKAGLAPIEDFAYPLAGVVVLPGLWMWLTRRRSAGAKSDLTGLVPQAILASRPVSWINTAYPFAAAMLLTTREIDWVLIVGTFYFLIPYNLAMYGINDVFDYESDLKNPRKGGIEGALLRPQLHRPMLWLAAVTNVPFLLVLAFAGGPAVWLSLAVSAFAVVAYSVAGLRFKERPVLDSLTSSTHFVSPAVVGLALAGAEVTPGLLLLLAAFFLWGMAAHAFGAVQDIEPDRQAGIGSIATVIGARRTVRLAVVLWFVAGLAMLATPWPGPLAAIIAVPYIVNCAPYWNVTDTTAARTNVAWRRFIWLNYGSGFLVTLIFILQWGLTS, encoded by the coding sequence ATGACGTACCTGTGGCTCGCACTTGCCTTCATCGCCGCGGCAGCCGTCGCCGGCGTGATCTTTGCCCGCCGGGGTGCCCGGCAGGGCGAAGCCTCCAGGCATTGGAAAGCCGTGGGGCTGGCGTTCGCCGCCCTGGCTGTGCTGACCGCGGTGTTCGACTCCGTGATGATCGGCATGGAGCTTTTCCACTACGACGCCTCGCACATTCTTGGCTTGAAGGCCGGGCTGGCACCCATCGAGGATTTCGCCTATCCGCTGGCAGGGGTCGTGGTGCTTCCCGGGCTGTGGATGTGGCTGACCCGCCGTCGGAGTGCCGGAGCAAAATCCGACCTCACAGGCCTGGTTCCGCAGGCAATACTGGCGTCCCGGCCGGTCAGTTGGATCAACACCGCGTATCCGTTTGCCGCGGCCATGCTCCTGACCACCCGCGAAATCGACTGGGTCCTGATCGTGGGCACGTTCTACTTCCTGATCCCCTACAACCTGGCCATGTACGGCATCAACGACGTCTTTGATTACGAATCGGACCTCAAGAATCCGCGCAAGGGCGGCATCGAAGGCGCACTCCTCCGGCCCCAGCTGCACCGGCCAATGCTGTGGCTCGCCGCCGTCACCAACGTGCCGTTCCTGCTGGTCCTCGCCTTCGCCGGCGGACCGGCAGTGTGGCTGAGCCTGGCCGTGAGTGCCTTCGCCGTGGTGGCCTACTCCGTGGCGGGACTCCGCTTCAAGGAACGCCCCGTCCTGGACTCGCTGACGTCGAGTACGCACTTCGTGAGTCCCGCCGTCGTCGGTTTGGCCCTCGCCGGTGCCGAGGTGACGCCCGGCCTCCTCCTTCTGCTGGCCGCGTTCTTCCTCTGGGGCATGGCCGCCCACGCCTTCGGTGCCGTACAGGACATCGAGCCCGACCGGCAGGCGGGCATCGGCTCCATCGCAACGGTCATCGGTGCCCGCCGGACGGTGCGGCTCGCCGTCGTCCTGTGGTTTGTTGCGGGACTGGCGATGCTGGCCACGCCGTGGCCCGGGCCGCTGGCGGCTATCATCGCCGTCCCGTACATCGTTAATTGCGCACCGTACTGGAACGTCACGGATACGACGGCGGCACGCACCAATGTGGCATGGCGGCGGTTTATCTGGCTCAACTACGGTTCAGGATTCCTGGTGACCCTGATCTTCATCCTGCAGTGGGGCCTGACGTCATGA
- a CDS encoding lycopene cyclase domain-containing protein produces the protein MGVLYLASLLLGITCMLLLDHRFRLFFWHDAKAAAIVTAVGVLFFLGWDAAGIGLGIFLRGEGTIATGLLIAPELPIEEPVFLLFLTLCTMVLYTGARRLLERSPARQAERERENA, from the coding sequence ATGGGAGTCCTCTACTTGGCCTCGTTGCTGCTCGGCATCACCTGCATGCTGCTGCTGGATCACAGATTCCGCCTGTTCTTTTGGCATGACGCGAAGGCAGCGGCGATCGTAACCGCCGTCGGGGTTTTGTTCTTCCTCGGCTGGGACGCGGCCGGAATCGGACTCGGGATTTTCCTCCGCGGGGAAGGAACCATAGCCACGGGCCTGTTGATCGCTCCCGAGCTGCCCATTGAGGAGCCCGTGTTCCTGCTCTTCCTGACCCTGTGCACCATGGTCCTGTACACGGGCGCCCGGCGGTTGCTGGAACGGTCTCCCGCGAGGCAAGCGGAGCGGGAGCGGGAGAACGCATGA